The following are encoded in a window of Odocoileus virginianus isolate 20LAN1187 ecotype Illinois unplaced genomic scaffold, Ovbor_1.2 Unplaced_Scaffold_19, whole genome shotgun sequence genomic DNA:
- the LOC110133110 gene encoding olfactory receptor 10G9-like, with translation MTNVSLVTTFILSGLPHSPELDTFLFGIFLVIYVLTVVGNLLIMLVIIVNPHLHTPMYYFLSNLSFVDMRYSTVTTLKMLMTLVSPEGSPISFSSCVAQFYSFDFLGSTKCFLYTVMSYDRFLVISYPLRYASMMSGRTCAILATITWLSGSLHSAAQTTPTFRLPFCRPNQIQHYICDAPSILKLACADTSTVEMVIFVNIGLVTLGCFLLTVLSYMSVVHSILKICISAGRGRAFQTCASHCTVVLCFYVPLVFIYLRPGSKVVDRIVAVFYTVLTPLLNPVVYTLRNKEMKKSLLKLKK, from the coding sequence ATGACAAATGTGAGCCTAGTGACGACGTTCATCCTCTCGGGCCTTCCGCATTCTCCAGAGCTGGACACATTCCTCTTTGGAATCTTCCTGGTGATCTATGTCCTCACTGTGGTGGGAAATCTTCTCATCATGCTAGTGATTATAGTGAATCCCCAcctgcacacccccatgtactacTTCCTGAGCAATCTGTCCTTCGTTGACATGAGGTACTCCACGGTCACTACGCTGAAAATGCTGATGACCCTAGTATCTCCTGAAGGCAGTCCTATCTCCTTTTCCAGCTGCGTGGCCCAGTTCTACTCCTTTGACTTTCTGGGCAGCACCAAGTGCTTCCTCTACACCGTCATGTCCTATGACCGCTTCCTGGTCATCAGTTACCCACTCAGGTATGCCAGCATGATGAGTGGGAGGACATGTGCCATCCTGGCCACAAtcacgtggctcagtggttctCTGCACTCTGCTGCCCAAACCACACCGACATTCCGTTTGCCCTTCTGCAGACCCAACCAGATCCAGCATTACATCTGTGATGCACCGTCTATCCTCAAACTGGCCTGTGCAGACACGTCCACCGTGGAGATGGTGATCTTTGTCAACATTGGGTTGGTGACCTTGGGCTGCTTTCTTCTTACTGTGCTGTCCTACATGTCTGTCGTCCATTCCATCCTGAAGATCTGCATCTCGGCGGGGAGAGGGAGAGCCTTCCAGACCTGTGCCTCCCACTGCACTGTGGTCCTTTGCTTCTATGTTCCCCTTGTTTTCATTTACCTGAGACCAGGCTCCAAGGTTGTGGATAGGATTGTGGCTGTTTTCTACACTGTGTTGACACCCCTTCTGAACCCTGTGGTCTACACCCTGAGGaacaaggaaatgaagaaatCCCTGTTGAAACTGAAAAAGTGA